In the genome of Cynocephalus volans isolate mCynVol1 chromosome 10, mCynVol1.pri, whole genome shotgun sequence, the window tggcttttttttattattattaaagtgaGGGGGGAATGCCTCCAGCcaaaattttcattattctttagccaaaaatgtttgaaaacagaGACTGTACACTGAAATGTTTATCAGGTGACCTTCAGGCAGAGACATCAAAGAGCAAGGACAGAATCTGTCCTTTCTTTATATgagtttgctttttgtttttgtggggggttttggcagctggccaattctgggatccgaacccttgaccttggtgttaggacacagcactccaaccaactgagctaaccgtccagcccTCAGTAAGTTTTAAGTGGTGAGATTATGAGTGATTTCGCCATTTAATGTTGTATCTTTCAGCCTTTTTTAgaataaaaagtgaaacagaaaacCATGTTTGAAAATGATGGATAAAGTGTGGCCATTTAGtatatttctgattgttatgAACAGTCCCCAAAAGTGCCAGGACCCTCAATAAATAGCCGAGTGaatgaacatttttcaaaagccTATATTAGACCAcatgcaaaaatttttttaaattaattaattaattaactaattaattaaaacGCCCAAAAAACCCCACTCTCTGGCAGAATAACAAATCTGGGCACTACtaagaaataaacctctctcATTCAAATATGCGCATACCACACTCAGCAGTACTATTCCTGGAGATTTCTAACaccacatgcacgcacacactaagaagaaaatttttaattggtttgttttAACGAACAGGTGATACCTGACACTACCAAAAACAGTCCTGGTGTTGAAGCAACTCTTAACCCACCGTGCAGCCTGCTATCCACTGTTGAGACAATTCTGTCCTCCTAAATGCGCCAGCCCCCTCCTTTTATCTAAACTGAAAGTCCCTTCTTGTATCCCACCGTGTCCCCCTCCTGCCAGGGGGAAGCGGGGTGGAGTCCCTGGAGAGAAGGCAGACCCCCCTCCCCATGTAGTGGGGGTACAGAGTGGAAGTCGgggaaggcttccaggaggaggaGGTGTCAGGCTGAGAGTTGAAGGGGCAAATTCCAGCTTGGCAAGAACGGGACAGAGTAATTGAGATCTCCATCACCAAGATTTGTTAGGAATATTCCAAATCTTCTAGCtaatttgaaatacacaataaattattgttaactgtagggACCCTACTGGGCTGTtgaacactagaatttattcctcTTAACTGTATTACTCTggtttgatcattacacattgtatacatgtatcaaattaTGGCATGTGCCCCATAAGTATGTGCAATTATtactatcaattaaaaataaatattttttttttaatgaatgggaCAGCGAGAGTGATCCTGGCAGCAGGAATAGCAGACAAGGCAGAGAACACAGGACAGAAGTGTCCGTGCCTGTCCCCAGCCcgtcccacccccactccaggcTGGTCCCTGTCTTCTTTTGGAAACCAGAAAGCCATGCTATCAGGCCACCTTCTAATGATATTCTAATGATTAATAATCTAATTTTCTTATATGCTAAAGAGGCCTGTGACCAGTTCCCCAGCCACTACACTGTAAATAGCTTCATGGCAAGGTACCAAAAGAAGGATTCCTGGGTTCTAGAATCAGAGAGCTGGGTCCCAGATCTCCTCCCTGAAACTCTCTAGCCTCGTCTTTCTCAAAATTTGGCATTTTGGGGAGAACCCAGAATAGATGAGGGTGCTAGGTCAGGTGGGGCTGGCAGGGGCCCCATCTCTGTCCCTGCATTGTGAAGTCTTCTGGTGCTGGGGGGTGGCAGGGTGAGGTCATAGACCACTGACCCAgcccttgctctctctctctctctctgcctgcgCTTGCCCCTGGCGCAGCCTCAACCCCCACAGGAAAGTGGTCAGCCTTGCCAGGGAGCCTCACCAGCCCCCCAGCAGCCATGAACTCAAACTTCCAAGAGGGCCAGACGCCTGGCCTGAACCCCAACTCAATCCTAGTGAACAAGACCCTGCAGCAGGACTCCCCAGGCATGGTGGGTGACAGGCTGCCACCAAAGACAGATGCAGTAGTTATCGATATGGGCACAGGCACCTGTAAGGTGGGCTTTGCTGGGCAGGCCCGGCCCACCTACACCGTGGCCACCATCGTCGGCTGCCATCCAAATAAGCCAGCCACCACGGGACAGCCCAGGCTGGCGACATTCATCGGCGAGGCAGCCCGTGTGCGCCCGGAGCTGACACTGGTGCAGCCCTTACACGGGGGCATCATCGTGGACTGGGAAGCGGCCGAGCTCATCTGGCGCCACATGCTGGAGCACGACCTCCAAGTGGCCACCCAGGACCACCCGCTGCTGTTCTCCGACCCGCCCTTCAGCCCCGCCACCAACCGCGAGAAGCTGGTGGAAGTGGCCTTCGAGTCGCTGCATTCACCAGCCATGTACGTGGCCTCCCAGTCGGTGCTGTCCGTCTACGCCCACGGGCGCGTCAGCGGGCTGGCGGTGGACACCGGTCACGGGGTCACCTACACGGTGCCAGTCTTTCAAGGCTACAACCTGCCCCATGCCACCGAGCGCCTGGACCTGGCCGGCAACCACCTGACCGCCTTCCTGGCCGAGACGCTGGTGCGCTCCGGCTTGTCCCTCGGAGAGCAGGGCCTGGACGTCGTGCAAGATATCAAGCACCAGCACTGCTATGTGGCCTCCGACATCCAGAAGGAGCAGGCCCGGCCCGAGCACCAGTACAGGCAGACCTTGCAGCTGCCCGACGGGCAGACGGTCACGCTAGGCCGAGAGCTGTTCCAGTGCCCGGAGCTGCTGTTCAACCCCCCGGAGATCCCGGGACTGTCACCCGTGGGCGTCCCCGCCATGGCTCAACAGAGCCTCTGCAAGGTGCCGCTGGAGGTGCAGGCAGAAGTGGCCCAGCACGTGCTGCTGTGCGGGGGATCCTCTCTCTTCACCGGGTTCGAGGGTCGCTTTCGGGCCGAGCTTCTGAGCCGCCTGCCTCCTGAGGCCCACGTGGCGGTCGTGGCCCAGCCCGCCAGG includes:
- the ACTL9 gene encoding actin-like protein 9 — encoded protein: MNSNFQEGQTPGLNPNSILVNKTLQQDSPGMVGDRLPPKTDAVVIDMGTGTCKVGFAGQARPTYTVATIVGCHPNKPATTGQPRLATFIGEAARVRPELTLVQPLHGGIIVDWEAAELIWRHMLEHDLQVATQDHPLLFSDPPFSPATNREKLVEVAFESLHSPAMYVASQSVLSVYAHGRVSGLAVDTGHGVTYTVPVFQGYNLPHATERLDLAGNHLTAFLAETLVRSGLSLGEQGLDVVQDIKHQHCYVASDIQKEQARPEHQYRQTLQLPDGQTVTLGRELFQCPELLFNPPEIPGLSPVGVPAMAQQSLCKVPLEVQAEVAQHVLLCGGSSLFTGFEGRFRAELLSRLPPEAHVAVVAQPARSISVWIGGSILASLRAFQSCWILREQYEEQGPHVVYRKCY